One genomic region from Anguilla rostrata isolate EN2019 chromosome 2, ASM1855537v3, whole genome shotgun sequence encodes:
- the fzd2 gene encoding frizzled-2, producing MDLLGMRAFLALLLPCCLMLVSAQYQGDNGIAIPDHGFCQPISIPLCTDIAYNQTIMPNLVGHYNQEDAGLEVHQFYPLVKVQCSPDLKFFLCSMYAPVCTVLEKAIPPCRSICERAKQGCEALMNKFGFQWPERLRCENFPVLGDGHICVGQNDSKSLPTVTTPPMHIPAPAGTPGIHIYSTPDRLFRCPSALMVPPYLNYKFLGEPDCAAPCEPTRSGGGHMFFNPKEIKFARIWILIWSSLCCASTLFTVTTYLVDMERFKYPERPIIFMSGCYTMVSIAYIAGFILGDKVVCNESFTPDGYKTVVQGTKKEGCTILFMMLYFFSMASSIWWVILSLTWFLAAGMKWGHEAIESNSQYFHLAAWAVPAVKTISILAMGQIDGDMLSGVCFVGLNSLDPLRGFVLAPLFVYLFIGTSFLLAGFVSLFRIRTIMKHDGTKTEKLERLMVRIGVFSVLYTVPATIVIACFFYEQAFREHWERSWISQNCKGLAFPCPTQYTPRMTPDFTVYMIKYLNTLIVGITSGFWIWSGKTLQSWRKFYTRLTNSKHGETTV from the coding sequence ATGGATTTACTTGGGATGCGTGCCTTTCTGGCGCTATTGCTGCCGTGCTGCCTGATGCTGGTGTCGGCGCAGTACCAGGGCGATAATGGAATAGCAATCCCGGACCATGGTTTCTGCCAGCCGATTTCCATTCCGCTTTGCACAGACATTGCTTACAATCAGACTATCATGCCAAATTTGGTAGGGCATTATAATCAAGAGGATGCCGGTTTGGAGGTGCATCAGTTTTATCCATTGGTGAAGGTACAGTGCTCGCCTgatcttaaattttttttgtgttctatgTATGCTCCAGTTTGCACTGTCTTGGAAAAAGCGATTCCCCCGTGTCGTTCTATCTGTGAACGGGCGAAGCAAGGCTGTGAGGCCCTCATGAATAAATTTGGTTTCCAGTGGCCAGAAAGGCTAAGGTGCGAGAACTTCCCCGTACTGGGAGATGGGCATATTTGCGTGGGACAGAATGATTCAAAGAGCTTGCCCACTGTGACCACCCCGCCCATGCATATACCAGCCCCTGCAGGAACGCCTGGGATTCACATATACTCCACGCCAGACAGACTTTTCCGCTGCCCCTCAGCTCTCATGGTGCCCCCCTACTTAAACTATAAGTTTTTGGGAGAGCCGGACTGCGCTGCCCCCTGCGAGCCTACCAGGAGTGGCGGGGGTCACATGTTTTTCAATCCGAAGGAAATAAAGTTTGCACGGATATGGATTCTCATATGGTCTTCCCTATGCTGTGCCTCCACCCTGTTCACCGTAACCACATACCTGGTGGACATGGAGCGCTTCAAGTACCCCGAGAGGCCCATTATCTTCATGTCAGGCTGTTACACCATGGTCTCCATCGCGTACATTGCCGGCTTCATCTTAGGCGACAAGGTTGTCTGCAACGAGAGCTTCACTCCCGACGGATACAAAACGGTTGTGCAGGGCACTAAGAAAGAGGGCTGCACCATTCTGTTTATGATGCTCTATTTCTTCAGCATGGCCAGCTCCATATGGTGGGTCATACTCTCGCTTACTTGGTTCCTGGCTGCGGGCATGAAGTGGGGTCACGAGGCCATCGAATCCAACTCGCAATACTTCCACCTGGCGGCGTGGGCTGTGCCCGCGGTCAAAACCATTAGCATTCTCGCCATGGGCCAGATAGACGGAGACATGCTGAGCGGCGTCTGCTTCGTGGGACTCAACAGCCTGGACCCCTTGCGGGGCTTCGTTCTGGCGCCCCTCTTCGTCTACTTGTTCATCGGCACGTCGTTTCTCCTGGCCGGCTTCGTGTCGCTCTTCCGCATCCGGACCATCATGAAGCACGACGGGACCAAGACGGAGAAGCTGGAGAGGCTGATGGTCCGGATCGGCGTGTTCAGCGTCCTGTACACGGTGCCCGCCACCATCGTCATCGCCTGCTTCTTCTACGAGCAGGCCTTCCGCGAGCACTGGGAGCGGAGCTGGATTAGCCAGAACTGCAAAGGGCTGGCCTTCCCCTGCCCGACGCAGTACACCCCGCGCATGACCCCCGATTTCACCGTTTACATGATCAAATACCTCAACACTCTGATTGTTGGCATCACTTCCGGGTTTTGGATCTGGTCCGGCAAGACCTTGCAGTCGTGGCGCAAGTTCTACACCAGACTCACGAACAGTAAACACGGTGAGACGACGGTGTAG
- the pus3 gene encoding tRNA pseudouridine(38/39) synthase, which translates to MAEALLEQVKKLEAELVRLKAQLREREGPSAEPDVAERDGQGNDGRQKGKKGGQGRVFDFSVHPRRHVALRLAYLGWGYQGFAVQENTDNTVEARLFEALLKTRLIQDRHSSNYHRCGRTDKGVSAFSQVISIDLRSTQFGGGLGVTLPAQAEGKGKPDVSELPYAKMLNRVLPQDIRVLDWAAVETGFSARFDCQSRTYRYYFPRGDLDVELMGEAAKRYEGTHDFRNICKMDVGNGVLQFQRTILSATIQPAHPHKSNSPDPYDLFVFEIKGLAFLYHQVRCMMAVLLLIGQKLEAPELIDQLLDVQSNPRKPQYSMAVDYPLVLYDCHFEGLLWQSEPEEVRQVLGTLQNHWTQTAVKTQVLHGMIQGLQTSGESCCSLPCWLLEGTRQRNYRPLLDRPRCESLESRIEHFVKRGRLEREEGENGEGPVHRGKRSKHQHGPSNHPSNNSSSSSDPTSQGLDLI; encoded by the exons aTGGCAGAGGCCTTGCTGGAGCAAGTGAAAAAACTGGAGGCAGAGCTGGTGAGGCTAAAggcacagctgagagagagggaaggaccTTCGGCCGAACCTGATGTTGCGGAGAGGGATGGCCAAGGGAATGATGGGAggcagaaaggaaagaaaggggGCCAGGGACGGGTCTTTGATTTTTCCGTCCACCCCAGGCGGCACGTGGCCTTGCGGCTGGCATACCTGGGCTGGGGCTACCAGGGCTTTGCTGTTCAGGAGAACACAGACAACACGGTGGAGGCCCGGCTGTTCGAAGCTCTGCTGAAGACCAGGCTCATACAGGACCGACATAGCTCCAACTACCACCGCTGCGGCCGCACGGACAAGGGAGTCAGCGCCTTCTCCCAG GTGATATCCATCGATTTGCGTTCCACTCAGTTTGGTGGGGGGCTGGGTGTTACCCTACCAGCTCAGGCTGAAGGGAAAGGCAAACCCGATGTATCAGAGCTGCCCTACGCCAAAATGCTGAATCGAGTGCTGCCGCAGGACATAAGGGTTTTAGACTGGGCGGCTGTGGAAACCGGCTTCAGTGCTCGCTTTGACTGCCAGTCCAGGACGTACCGCTACTACTTCCCCCGTGGAGACCTGGACGTGGAGCTGATGGGGGAAGCTGCCAAACG ATATGAAGGCACCCATGACTTCAGGAACATTTGCAAGATGGATGTTGGCAATGGGGTCCTGCAGTTCCAACGGACCATCCTGTCTGCCACCATCCAGCCAGCTCACCCCCACAAGTCAAACTCCCCTGATCCCtatgacctgtttgtgtttgaaataaAGGGTCTGGCTTTTCTGTATCACCAG GTACGCTGCATGATGGCTGTCCTGCTCCTCATTGGACAGAAGCTGGAGGCTCCAGAGTTGATTGATCAGTTATTGGATGTTCAGAGCAATCCCAGGAAACCTCAGTACAG CATGGCAGTGGATTACCCCCTGGTGCTGTATGACTGCCACTTTGAGGGGCTGCTGTGGCAAAGTGAGCCGGAGGAGGTCCGGCAAGTTCTGGGCACACTGCAGAACCACTGGACGCAGACAGCGGTCAAGACCCAGGTCCTCCATGGGATGATCCAAGGCCTGCAAACCTCAG GTGAGTCTTGCTGCTCTCTTCCTTGCTGGCTCCTGGAAGGAACCAGACAGCGTAActaccgccccctgctggatcGGCCTCGTTGCGAGAGCCTGGAGTCCAGAATAGAACACTTTGTGAAGAGAGGCCGACTGGAGCGTGAGGAGGGCGAGAATGGGGAAGGGCCAGTGCACAGGGGCAAGAGGTCAAAACACCAACACGGCCCCTCGAATCATCCCAGCAacaactcctcctcctcctctgacccCACCAGCCAAGGACTTGATTTGATCTGA